A genome region from Arthrobacter agilis includes the following:
- a CDS encoding DinB family protein, translating to MMTNQRLQPLLEQYDWATERLLTRLAGPTSNSGDDNDVDVPVLTDAECLWEPVEACWSVRRRADGPGPGAAKLIGAGEWGRDGASESPWPPPFTTIAWRLDHISETLIGRSNHLGGDRTFDRAAYESRADAAGAIEVFRQAAADWRQALLQVDESDYDRTGLSSYPYGSDAEETFPSIVWWMNQEILHHGAEIALLRDLYVHQLR from the coding sequence ATGATGACTAACCAGCGCCTTCAGCCGCTACTCGAGCAGTACGACTGGGCGACGGAACGACTCCTGACTCGTCTGGCCGGGCCGACCAGTAACTCGGGTGACGACAACGACGTCGACGTCCCGGTACTGACGGATGCGGAGTGCCTGTGGGAACCGGTTGAGGCGTGCTGGTCCGTGCGACGGCGCGCTGACGGGCCCGGACCTGGCGCTGCCAAGCTGATCGGCGCGGGGGAGTGGGGGCGGGACGGTGCCTCCGAAAGTCCGTGGCCGCCTCCTTTCACGACGATCGCCTGGCGGCTTGACCACATCTCCGAGACGCTGATTGGCCGCTCCAACCACCTGGGCGGCGATCGCACATTCGATCGAGCGGCGTACGAATCCCGGGCAGATGCAGCCGGTGCCATCGAGGTGTTCCGCCAAGCCGCAGCGGACTGGCGCCAGGCGCTGCTGCAGGTCGACGAGTCCGACTACGACCGAACCGGGCTAAGCAGCTACCCGTACGGGAGCGATGCCGAGGAGACGTTTCCGTCGATCGTGTGGTGGATGAACCAGGAGATCCTGCACCACGGGGCCGAGATCGCACTGCTCCGCGACCTCTACGTTCACCAGCTCCGGTAA
- a CDS encoding VOC family protein, whose protein sequence is MSVRRSIPVLKTRNPAAARAFYEEFLGFRVAMDEDGMLLFVSTTTPTTQVIVAWPSPTAVDPELLDVDVSVEVDDVDAAYRGADQSGLAVVREIRDEPWGIRRFFVRDPSGHVINVASHIRPQRQ, encoded by the coding sequence ATGAGTGTTCGTAGGTCGATCCCGGTGTTGAAAACCCGTAACCCTGCAGCCGCTCGAGCGTTCTACGAGGAGTTCCTGGGCTTCCGTGTCGCAATGGACGAGGACGGGATGCTGCTGTTTGTTTCAACCACCACGCCCACCACGCAGGTCATTGTTGCGTGGCCGAGTCCGACCGCCGTTGACCCTGAATTGTTGGACGTTGACGTCTCCGTCGAGGTCGATGACGTGGACGCCGCTTATCGTGGCGCCGACCAAAGCGGGCTGGCAGTGGTGCGCGAGATCCGGGACGAGCCCTGGGGCATCCGACGCTTTTTCGTCCGCGATCCCAGCGGGCATGTCATCAACGTCGCGAGCCACATCCGCCCGCAGCGGCAGTAG
- a CDS encoding histone-like nucleoid-structuring protein Lsr2 — MANSSGAEMAQRVRVELIDDLNGEVAQETVRFGVDGTDYEIDLTTDNAQALRSALSEYVDKARKSSTGRRGQGGQKSSSTSRTKREDTQQIRQWAKDNGHNPSSRGRITQSIIDAYNEAH; from the coding sequence ATGGCGAATAGTTCGGGAGCGGAAATGGCGCAGCGTGTGCGGGTGGAATTGATCGACGACCTCAATGGTGAGGTCGCCCAGGAAACGGTGCGTTTCGGGGTGGACGGCACCGACTACGAAATCGACCTGACGACGGACAACGCCCAGGCGCTGCGCTCGGCCCTGTCCGAATACGTGGATAAGGCCCGCAAGTCCAGCACCGGTCGGCGGGGGCAGGGCGGGCAGAAGTCCTCGTCGACGAGCCGCACCAAGCGTGAGGACACCCAGCAGATCCGCCAGTGGGCCAAGGACAACGGTCACAACCCCAGCTCCCGGGGCCGCATCACCCAGTCCATCATCGACGCCTACAACGAAGCCCACTAA
- a CDS encoding GYD domain-containing protein translates to MPLYLSKFSYTPETWARLISNPEDRAKAAQAYIESVGGKLHGFWYAFGAHDGYNLWEAPDNVSMAAVALAISGGGALNSFETTVLVTVGDTMEALRKAEQIKYRPPGA, encoded by the coding sequence ATGCCGCTCTATCTGTCGAAGTTCAGCTACACACCGGAAACCTGGGCGAGGCTGATCAGCAACCCCGAGGACCGCGCAAAGGCCGCCCAGGCATACATCGAATCTGTGGGAGGGAAGCTTCATGGATTCTGGTACGCCTTCGGCGCCCACGACGGCTACAACCTATGGGAGGCTCCCGACAACGTATCAATGGCTGCGGTTGCGCTGGCGATCAGTGGAGGCGGCGCGCTGAATTCGTTCGAAACGACGGTGCTCGTCACCGTTGGCGACACGATGGAAGCCCTGCGGAAAGCCGAGCAGATCAAGTACCGGCCTCCCGGCGCCTGA
- a CDS encoding GNAT family N-acetyltransferase, which yields MTGIRLRRWSTSDADLLREANTEAMTRFIAGPESADEVIRQHENYLRRWEEGSARMFVVLDGEDAVGGIGWWQTKWAGESAVETGWFVLPQAQGRGVAGEAVRLIIADAMRSGPPESRLYAFPSTGNRPSNALCARAGFELLGEDDFPFRGRDLRVNVWRHSLTPKSP from the coding sequence ATGACAGGCATCCGGTTGCGCAGATGGTCCACGTCCGACGCGGACCTGCTTCGTGAAGCGAACACTGAAGCGATGACCAGGTTCATCGCCGGCCCTGAGTCTGCCGACGAGGTGATCAGGCAGCATGAGAACTATTTGCGCCGGTGGGAGGAAGGCTCTGCACGCATGTTCGTTGTTCTTGATGGCGAGGACGCGGTAGGCGGTATTGGGTGGTGGCAGACGAAGTGGGCCGGTGAGTCCGCTGTCGAAACGGGGTGGTTCGTGCTTCCACAAGCCCAGGGTCGGGGCGTGGCTGGCGAGGCAGTGCGACTCATCATTGCCGACGCCATGCGTTCCGGGCCGCCGGAATCCCGGCTTTATGCGTTTCCATCGACAGGAAATAGACCATCCAATGCGCTGTGTGCTCGGGCTGGTTTCGAGCTGCTGGGCGAAGACGACTTCCCGTTTCGCGGTAGGGATCTCCGGGTGAACGTGTGGAGACACTCGCTCACACCTAAAAGTCCGTAG
- a CDS encoding pyridoxamine 5'-phosphate oxidase family protein, which yields MTTTPNQDLYWDSPGALRTSDQLPAFQCWALATTKTTGRLGFFRDGLLDIFPVNYFVLDDRVYFRTSADGTIATSSLDHAAFQIDHVNKDTPDGWTILLNGPATRVKDSALLTILWGKAVNEAWSPGQRELFFSLAPTHVRGRRVGTTH from the coding sequence ATGACGACCACGCCCAATCAAGATCTGTACTGGGACTCCCCCGGTGCACTCCGTACCTCTGACCAGCTGCCGGCCTTCCAGTGCTGGGCTCTTGCCACAACGAAGACCACCGGTCGGCTCGGTTTTTTCCGTGACGGGCTTCTGGATATCTTCCCCGTCAATTACTTTGTTCTGGACGATCGCGTGTACTTCCGGACCTCCGCCGACGGCACCATCGCCACGAGCTCACTCGACCATGCCGCGTTTCAAATCGATCACGTGAACAAGGACACCCCTGACGGCTGGACCATCCTCCTCAATGGCCCGGCCACGCGTGTGAAGGATTCAGCGCTCCTGACGATTCTCTGGGGTAAAGCAGTCAATGAAGCCTGGTCTCCCGGTCAACGTGAGCTCTTCTTCAGCCTGGCACCCACCCACGTCCGGGGCCGGCGGGTGGGTACCACCCACTAG
- a CDS encoding universal stress protein, with amino-acid sequence MLTVARPQDPEVPPGVERRAILVAVRGRLSINTPLEQAARRARAANSPLTLVHAVPAPDSMPPGTCYADVVDAGRRTLQDEATRLSIDYPTVRVSTYLHCGDIVHALLGLSAGASLLVVGADRVNTLTGVFQGSVAIQAVLGSLASVLIVPTGPQSNSAKNGTAHGYVVVGVDGSTESSAALTRAAAEAHRLGAALRVIAAVKPASPAAEALRVDTSAMRSAIHAAYPSLRVSWIVDALRTPARALMRHSPDAALLVIGRHGRGTTAGMGIGSVTHTLLLRPPCPTLVITTPGPVSVVKSKTETALRARCTPSRSPDLMP; translated from the coding sequence GTGCTGACGGTCGCCCGCCCTCAGGACCCGGAAGTGCCGCCCGGCGTCGAGCGGCGGGCAATTCTGGTCGCAGTACGGGGTCGCCTGTCGATCAATACGCCCCTCGAGCAGGCGGCGCGTCGTGCACGGGCAGCCAACTCGCCGCTCACACTCGTTCACGCGGTGCCTGCTCCCGACTCGATGCCGCCCGGAACGTGTTACGCCGATGTGGTCGACGCGGGCCGCAGGACGCTTCAGGACGAAGCCACCCGGTTGTCGATTGACTACCCGACCGTGCGGGTCAGCACCTATCTCCACTGCGGTGATATTGTTCATGCCCTCCTCGGACTATCAGCCGGCGCGTCCCTGCTCGTCGTGGGCGCGGACCGGGTGAACACCCTCACTGGTGTCTTCCAGGGCTCTGTGGCCATCCAGGCGGTATTGGGGTCGCTCGCTTCGGTCCTGATCGTCCCCACCGGTCCACAGAGCAACAGCGCGAAAAATGGTACCGCCCACGGGTACGTCGTGGTCGGTGTCGACGGTTCTACAGAGTCCAGCGCGGCCCTGACCCGAGCAGCTGCCGAAGCACACCGACTCGGTGCTGCGCTGCGCGTGATTGCGGCAGTAAAACCTGCATCGCCCGCAGCCGAAGCCCTGAGGGTCGATACTTCAGCGATGCGTTCGGCGATCCACGCCGCCTATCCGTCCCTGCGCGTGAGTTGGATCGTGGACGCGCTGCGCACTCCGGCCCGGGCCCTGATGCGACACAGCCCGGATGCCGCCCTGTTGGTGATCGGCCGCCACGGGCGCGGCACCACGGCAGGAATGGGAATCGGCTCGGTCACCCACACACTGCTACTGCGACCGCCCTGCCCCACGCTCGTCATCACCACGCCCGGACCTGTATCGGTAGTCAAGTCAAAGACTGAGACTGCCCTGAGGGCGCGGTGTACGCCCTCGCGGAGTCCTGACTTGATGCCCTAA
- a CDS encoding helix-turn-helix transcriptional regulator yields MDSASDLREFLTSRRARITPEQAGLPVFGHRQRRVPGLRREEVALLAGMSSEYYVRLERGNAKGVSEAVLEGISQALHLDDAERSHLYDLVRTANKGAHPQRRRGPARARQVRPAVQQMIDAMTALPTIVQNERLDLIASNRLGTAFYSEMYVQPQRPSNFGRFLFLDPRSRDFYRDWDDAAQQTVALLRSAAGRAPYDRILSDLVGELSTRSDDFRTLWAAHDVRLHHSGAKKVHHPVVGDLDLVFEGLALASDPGLSLIAYTAQPGTPSHDGLQLLAAWAATHDNTLRHQARDASNAATTTDTNHS; encoded by the coding sequence ATGGACAGCGCCAGCGATCTCCGGGAATTCCTCACCAGCCGCCGTGCCCGGATCACGCCGGAGCAGGCCGGCCTGCCCGTGTTCGGCCACCGCCAGCGCCGGGTCCCGGGGCTACGGCGCGAGGAAGTGGCCCTCCTGGCGGGCATGAGCTCCGAGTACTACGTGCGCCTGGAACGCGGGAACGCCAAAGGCGTCTCTGAGGCGGTCCTTGAAGGCATCAGTCAGGCGTTGCACCTCGACGATGCCGAACGGAGCCACCTCTACGACCTGGTCCGGACCGCGAACAAAGGCGCCCACCCGCAACGCCGGCGCGGACCGGCTCGGGCCCGGCAGGTCCGCCCAGCTGTTCAGCAGATGATCGATGCGATGACGGCCCTGCCGACTATCGTGCAGAACGAACGCCTCGACCTCATCGCCTCGAACAGGCTCGGAACAGCGTTCTACTCCGAGATGTATGTGCAACCCCAGCGGCCATCGAATTTCGGCCGGTTCCTGTTCCTGGACCCCCGCTCCCGCGACTTCTACCGGGACTGGGACGACGCGGCGCAGCAGACCGTGGCCCTGCTGCGCAGCGCGGCAGGGCGGGCACCGTACGACCGGATCCTCAGCGACCTCGTTGGCGAGCTTTCCACCCGCAGTGATGACTTCCGCACCCTATGGGCAGCCCACGATGTCCGTCTGCACCACTCCGGCGCCAAGAAAGTGCACCACCCGGTCGTCGGTGACCTGGATCTGGTCTTCGAAGGACTCGCCCTGGCCTCCGACCCGGGGCTGTCGCTCATCGCCTACACCGCCCAACCAGGCACCCCCTCCCACGACGGCCTCCAACTCCTCGCCGCCTGGGCCGCCACCCACGACAACACCCTGCGCCATCAGGCGCGGGATGCCTCGAACGCGGCGACCACCACCGACACCAATCACAGCTGA
- a CDS encoding SDR family NAD(P)-dependent oxidoreductase gives MTDQEVWFITGAARGMGIDIARAALEAGHKVVGTARDASRVTDVLGEHENLLAVSLDITDDAAATAAVDAAVARFGRIDRLVNNAGNFYAGFFEVISPAQFRQQMETNFFGPLNVTRAVLPVLRAQRSGHIITFSSTAGLTGQEFVAAYCASKFAIEGWMESLRFDLEPYGINTTIVDPGFFRTELLVEGASTNWPELSIEDYDQRTQSTIEAWKGMNGKQSGDPAKLAAALITIAAQERPPLRWLAGADAVQTAEDKARLLLEQADAYRELSSSLAHDDE, from the coding sequence ATGACTGATCAGGAAGTCTGGTTCATCACCGGAGCCGCCCGCGGCATGGGCATCGACATCGCCCGCGCAGCCCTCGAGGCAGGCCACAAGGTTGTCGGCACCGCCCGGGACGCATCGAGGGTGACCGACGTCCTCGGCGAGCACGAGAACCTGCTGGCCGTGTCCCTTGACATCACCGACGACGCCGCTGCCACGGCCGCCGTCGACGCAGCCGTTGCACGGTTCGGTCGGATCGACCGGCTCGTCAACAATGCAGGGAACTTCTACGCCGGATTCTTCGAAGTCATCAGCCCCGCCCAGTTCCGCCAGCAGATGGAGACGAACTTCTTCGGCCCCTTGAACGTCACCCGGGCCGTCCTGCCGGTTCTGCGCGCCCAGCGCAGCGGCCACATCATCACCTTCAGCTCCACCGCCGGACTCACCGGCCAGGAATTCGTCGCCGCGTACTGCGCCTCGAAGTTCGCCATCGAAGGCTGGATGGAGTCCCTACGTTTCGATCTGGAGCCCTACGGCATCAACACGACGATCGTGGATCCCGGCTTCTTCCGCACCGAACTGCTCGTCGAAGGCGCATCCACGAACTGGCCGGAACTGTCCATCGAGGACTACGACCAGCGCACCCAGAGCACCATCGAGGCGTGGAAGGGCATGAACGGCAAGCAGAGCGGAGACCCGGCGAAGCTCGCCGCCGCCCTGATCACCATCGCAGCCCAGGAGCGGCCGCCGCTGCGCTGGCTCGCCGGCGCGGACGCCGTGCAGACCGCGGAGGATAAGGCGCGCCTGCTCCTCGAGCAGGCCGACGCCTACCGGGAACTGTCCTCCTCCCTCGCCCACGACGACGAGTAG
- a CDS encoding amidase, protein MDLNGTSLEDADIAGIQAALFTGRVTARQLVDAYLDRIEAFDHAGPELNAVVTINQAAREQADELDDAYRQTGQPVGPLHGIPMVIKDCLETADMPTSFGSEIFADYRAEQDATVVATLRAAGAIILAKTTLPDWATSWFSYSSHTGVTKNPYDLGRDPGGSSSGTGAAIAAGYATVGLGTDCGGSVRLPASFCNLVGVRSTPGLISRTGCNPLVSAQDTIGPMARSVEDAARVFTVMAGFDRSDPLTYAYSVARAPSSYVDSLVPNALHGRRIGVLRSAFGADADPNAAPVNHVMASALDELRAGGATVVDVTIDDLSGWIGRTSLYTIKSKHDIDTWLSSKPNPPAHTVAEIIDSGRYHKKLDLLEALAAGPDDPLNDVGYYTAYTAREAFMKTVVNLMEANNLDTLVYPTCQVAPPTHEDTDSGLWNTLNFPTNTVIGSQTWMPSMTVPAGLTASGLPIGMEILARPYDEPTMFAVGYGFEQVIGHRTHPQSAPRST, encoded by the coding sequence ATGGATCTCAACGGCACGTCTCTTGAAGATGCTGACATTGCGGGGATCCAAGCCGCACTGTTCACCGGTCGGGTCACGGCACGGCAGCTGGTCGACGCCTACCTTGACCGGATCGAGGCCTTCGATCATGCCGGCCCTGAATTGAACGCAGTTGTCACCATCAATCAAGCCGCCAGGGAACAAGCGGATGAACTGGATGATGCCTACCGGCAGACAGGGCAACCAGTCGGGCCTCTGCATGGCATCCCCATGGTCATCAAGGACTGCCTGGAAACGGCGGACATGCCGACCTCGTTCGGATCGGAAATCTTCGCTGACTACCGGGCGGAGCAGGACGCAACAGTGGTCGCCACGCTGCGCGCCGCGGGGGCGATCATCCTCGCGAAGACGACACTTCCTGACTGGGCCACGTCGTGGTTCAGCTACTCCTCCCATACCGGGGTGACGAAGAACCCCTACGACCTTGGCCGCGATCCAGGAGGATCGAGCAGTGGAACAGGCGCCGCAATCGCGGCAGGGTACGCGACCGTAGGGCTTGGCACTGACTGCGGAGGATCAGTGCGTCTACCCGCCTCGTTCTGCAATCTGGTCGGGGTTCGCTCCACTCCTGGTTTGATCAGTCGAACCGGATGCAATCCTTTGGTGAGCGCCCAGGACACCATCGGGCCCATGGCCAGGTCCGTGGAAGACGCCGCCCGCGTGTTCACCGTGATGGCCGGCTTCGACCGGAGCGACCCACTGACCTACGCCTACTCCGTGGCACGCGCACCCTCGTCATACGTGGACAGCCTGGTCCCTAACGCCCTTCACGGACGACGTATTGGAGTCCTGCGCAGCGCATTCGGTGCTGACGCTGACCCCAACGCTGCCCCCGTCAATCACGTGATGGCCAGCGCTCTTGACGAGCTGAGGGCAGGTGGTGCCACTGTCGTCGATGTCACCATCGATGACCTCTCCGGGTGGATCGGCAGAACTTCCCTGTACACGATCAAGTCCAAGCACGACATCGACACCTGGCTCTCATCCAAACCCAACCCACCAGCGCACACCGTCGCCGAGATCATCGACTCAGGCCGATACCACAAAAAACTCGATCTCCTCGAGGCGTTAGCGGCCGGACCCGATGACCCGTTGAACGACGTGGGCTACTACACCGCCTACACCGCGCGGGAAGCGTTCATGAAAACGGTCGTCAATCTCATGGAAGCCAATAACCTCGACACGCTGGTCTATCCGACCTGCCAGGTCGCCCCGCCCACCCACGAAGATACCGATTCCGGGCTGTGGAACACCCTGAACTTTCCCACGAACACGGTCATAGGTTCGCAGACCTGGATGCCATCCATGACAGTACCGGCGGGCCTCACCGCCTCCGGCCTGCCCATTGGTATGGAGATACTCGCACGCCCTTACGACGAGCCCACCATGTTCGCCGTCGGCTACGGCTTCGAACAGGTCATCGGACACCGAACTCACCCCCAAAGCGCACCGAGAAGCACCTGA
- a CDS encoding GAF and ANTAR domain-containing protein, with translation MTPSITPSSSSLNARAADSPMGPGSQQPHPEREDGPVAMAAILQNLVLDSADVEEFLTALATLAAERLSEPGREVLCGVTLLRPRTNGTVASSSETARRMDEIQYSFGEGPCLTAARTRTLVHVRDSRTDRRWSAYFKAISGYGVHSILAVPVPLEGEAACGLNLYALAPDSFDDEKMHVAEHFAREVSQCLRLAVRIAHLTDTGQNLTTAMRSRTTINLAAGIIMAQNRCSQDRAMTILKTASNARNTKLHDVAAKVIHSISPDAATTHFDQ, from the coding sequence GTGACTCCGAGCATCACCCCCAGCAGCAGTAGCCTCAATGCGCGGGCCGCGGATTCTCCGATGGGGCCCGGTAGCCAGCAGCCTCACCCTGAGCGCGAGGACGGCCCCGTCGCAATGGCCGCCATCTTGCAGAACCTGGTCCTCGACAGCGCCGATGTGGAGGAGTTCCTGACCGCACTGGCCACGCTCGCCGCAGAACGCCTCTCGGAGCCCGGACGTGAAGTGCTCTGCGGTGTGACACTACTGCGCCCCAGGACCAACGGCACCGTGGCCAGCAGCAGCGAAACCGCCCGCCGCATGGACGAAATCCAGTACTCCTTCGGGGAGGGGCCGTGCCTGACCGCCGCCCGCACCCGAACCCTCGTCCATGTGCGCGATAGCCGCACCGACCGGCGGTGGTCGGCATACTTCAAGGCCATCTCCGGCTACGGGGTACATTCCATCTTGGCGGTGCCCGTACCCCTGGAAGGGGAAGCCGCTTGCGGGCTGAACCTCTACGCCCTGGCCCCCGACTCGTTCGATGATGAGAAAATGCATGTAGCAGAGCACTTCGCCCGCGAAGTATCCCAGTGCCTGCGGCTGGCAGTACGGATCGCTCACCTCACCGACACAGGTCAGAACCTCACCACCGCGATGCGCTCCCGCACCACCATCAACCTCGCCGCCGGCATCATCATGGCCCAGAACAGGTGTAGCCAGGACCGCGCCATGACCATCCTGAAAACCGCCTCCAATGCCAGGAACACCAAACTGCATGATGTCGCCGCTAAAGTCATCCACTCCATCAGTCCCGACGCTGCGACCACCCACTTCGACCAGTAA
- a CDS encoding GAF and ANTAR domain-containing protein yields the protein MEGLAEQMSELARSLQVEDDPQEVLAHLVRAAIELVPGTDEGSISVVTGRRDVQSHAPSSDLPQKVDALQSETKQGPCLDAVYEHQTVTVPDLASEQRWPKFSRKAAELGAASMLSFQLYVEGDNLGALNLYGRTPHAFTEDSEQVGLLIASHAAIAFADATKLGHMRDALRSRDVIGQAKGILMERYGLTAQNAFIMLTQASSHTNIKLLDVAEHLATTGALPSHRRRS from the coding sequence ATGGAGGGACTGGCTGAGCAGATGAGTGAGCTGGCCCGGTCCCTGCAGGTAGAAGATGATCCGCAGGAAGTGCTCGCCCACCTGGTGCGCGCCGCGATCGAGCTCGTCCCCGGTACCGACGAAGGCTCCATCAGCGTGGTGACGGGCCGACGCGATGTCCAGTCCCACGCACCCTCGAGCGACCTGCCCCAGAAGGTGGACGCCCTTCAGTCAGAAACCAAGCAGGGACCCTGTCTGGACGCCGTGTATGAGCATCAGACGGTCACCGTCCCTGACCTGGCCTCCGAGCAGCGGTGGCCGAAGTTCAGCCGCAAGGCCGCCGAGCTGGGCGCGGCGAGCATGCTCTCCTTCCAGCTCTACGTTGAAGGCGACAACCTGGGCGCCCTGAACCTGTACGGACGAACACCCCACGCCTTCACCGAGGACTCGGAACAGGTCGGGCTGCTCATCGCCTCCCACGCCGCGATCGCCTTCGCCGACGCCACGAAACTCGGGCACATGCGCGATGCCCTACGCTCCCGCGATGTCATCGGCCAGGCCAAGGGCATCCTCATGGAAAGGTACGGCCTCACCGCCCAGAACGCGTTCATCATGCTCACCCAGGCCAGCTCCCACACGAACATCAAACTGCTCGACGTCGCCGAACACCTCGCCACCACCGGAGCGTTACCCTCCCACCGCCGTCGTAGCTGA
- a CDS encoding helicase associated domain-containing protein gives MKLTALSLLVVGIATFVMAASGQLSALFTQFNPTGTTLSGMGAGLPVLTVGLGIWFRRNPTMATYVDTAGGLPAQYDSVEAKALHRWLENQRRSHDTGRLARDKVEALDKLGEWGGKRRGNTAELWTTRLREMHRLRTDTGRFPTYDPERRPDEKVLAVWLGRQRTWQRKGHFRSDRRQRLDALLPGWLTP, from the coding sequence ATGAAGCTGACCGCGCTCTCGCTACTGGTCGTTGGCATAGCTACGTTCGTCATGGCCGCCTCGGGTCAATTGAGCGCCCTTTTCACACAATTCAATCCAACGGGTACGACCTTGAGCGGGATGGGGGCCGGGCTGCCGGTTCTGACAGTGGGACTCGGGATCTGGTTTCGACGGAACCCCACCATGGCAACCTACGTGGACACGGCGGGTGGGTTGCCGGCACAGTACGACAGCGTGGAAGCGAAGGCCCTGCACCGGTGGTTGGAGAACCAGCGCCGCAGTCACGACACCGGCCGGCTCGCCCGCGACAAGGTGGAGGCACTCGACAAGCTGGGGGAGTGGGGCGGGAAGCGCCGCGGTAACACCGCGGAGTTGTGGACGACCCGCCTGCGGGAGATGCACCGGCTCCGGACGGACACGGGCCGGTTCCCTACCTACGACCCCGAACGCCGGCCCGACGAGAAAGTCCTCGCAGTGTGGTTGGGTCGCCAGCGAACCTGGCAGCGGAAAGGTCATTTCCGGTCCGACCGCAGGCAACGCCTGGACGCGCTGCTACCGGGTTGGTTGACGCCGTGA
- a CDS encoding SRPBCC domain-containing protein, producing the protein MTIERRLARSDFTLTRNYPVPLERAWDAFATEDQKMHWFGGGDTVKTGEWVFDFRVGGRDVDQGAFHGGPVSRYEATYTDIVEYDRIVMTYDMWLDGVHMSTSVASYEFEPIEGGTRITHVEHGVFFDQFWADGPNREKGYRGLLEALGNYLVSGT; encoded by the coding sequence ATGACGATTGAACGCCGACTCGCCCGCTCCGATTTCACCCTTACCCGCAATTACCCCGTTCCCCTCGAGCGCGCTTGGGACGCCTTCGCCACAGAGGACCAGAAGATGCACTGGTTTGGCGGCGGCGATACCGTCAAGACCGGCGAGTGGGTGTTCGACTTCCGCGTCGGCGGACGCGACGTCGACCAAGGGGCGTTTCATGGCGGTCCGGTCTCGCGGTACGAGGCCACATACACCGACATCGTGGAGTACGACAGGATCGTCATGACGTACGACATGTGGCTCGACGGGGTCCACATGTCGACCTCGGTGGCGTCGTACGAGTTCGAACCGATCGAGGGGGGCACCCGGATTACGCACGTCGAGCACGGCGTCTTCTTCGACCAGTTCTGGGCCGACGGGCCGAACCGCGAAAAAGGTTACCGCGGCCTGCTCGAGGCTCTCGGCAACTACCTCGTGTCGGGTACCTAG
- a CDS encoding dihydrofolate reductase family protein, with the protein MTRIRMSLFTSLDGYTSTTGRSPENPMGEDWGRLTEAYIATRTMQERFGETNGTGTTGVDDSYAAAFFEGVGAEIMGATMFGLTSYPDDPDWKGWWGERPPYGTPVYVLTHTAPRPPIPMDGGTTFHFRRGAIEDVLAEATDAAGGLDVRVGGGVGTARDFLRAGLVDELHLLMAPVVLGRGTRLWDDLPSLDLTHKVTTEVAESGTIHITFAR; encoded by the coding sequence ATGACGCGCATCCGCATGAGCCTGTTCACTTCGCTGGACGGTTACACCTCGACAACCGGCCGTTCCCCCGAGAATCCGATGGGTGAGGACTGGGGGCGCCTCACGGAGGCATATATCGCAACCCGCACCATGCAGGAGCGCTTCGGCGAGACCAATGGCACCGGCACGACCGGCGTTGATGATTCCTACGCCGCCGCGTTCTTCGAGGGCGTCGGCGCCGAGATCATGGGCGCAACGATGTTCGGCCTGACCTCGTATCCCGACGATCCGGACTGGAAGGGGTGGTGGGGTGAGCGGCCACCGTACGGGACCCCCGTCTACGTTCTTACCCACACCGCACCGCGTCCTCCGATCCCGATGGACGGCGGTACAACCTTTCACTTCCGCCGTGGTGCCATCGAGGACGTGCTTGCCGAGGCGACCGACGCCGCGGGCGGCCTGGATGTGCGCGTGGGCGGTGGAGTCGGCACCGCGCGCGATTTCCTGCGCGCAGGCCTGGTCGACGAGTTGCATCTATTGATGGCCCCGGTTGTTCTCGGTCGGGGAACTCGACTATGGGACGACCTACCCAGCCTCGACCTCACCCACAAAGTGACGACGGAAGTGGCCGAGAGCGGCACAATTCACATCACCTTCGCGCGATAG